One Bos taurus isolate L1 Dominette 01449 registration number 42190680 breed Hereford chromosome 4, ARS-UCD2.0, whole genome shotgun sequence genomic window, cacccgcGGCCCGGGGGGAATGCCAGGAGACCGTGGTCGTGGTCGCCAACACCAACTCCCGCCGCCCTTCCCCGCGGCCCGCCCCGCAGCTGCGGCGCCACCCCTACATGACTCCCCAGGCCCCGCGCAGGTCGCTCCCTCAGTCGGTCTCGGGGCCCGGGAGCCGGGCTCCCCCCGTGGCCTCCTCATCAGGGGGCCACTGAGTCCTCCATCTTCCCGGCAGCCCCCGAACCGCGCGGCCCGGACGCCAATCGCCGCGCCAAGTAAGTCCTCCGGAGCAAAGACGTGGCTCCCGGCAGGCCCCGCGCGCCAGGGCGCCGCGTGCCCCGCCCCTTTCTTCCGGGAAGCTGCGCGCGCGCGGcgccgggccggggcggggccaaagggctggggcggggccggggcggggccaaAGGGCTGGTGGCTGAGATTGGGGTGCAGAGGGGAGTCGGCAGCGGTTGGCCTGGGCGGGTAGGGCAGGGCGAAGCGTCTGGCCCACCCCTTTTCTCCCAGTAGGGGAGAGCGCCCCGCAGCCCCCCTCCCCCGCGACCCACACACGCAGACACTAGGCCAAGAGTGAAAACTTCACAGTTATTTAATCTGCACGTGTTCCAGAAAGCTCCCTCCACCCATCCCGACTCCCCTTCTCCAGCCCTTCCCAGTCCTCGGGTCCCCAAACCAGCCAAGGAGCGATCCGGGACTAAGAGGTGCCCAGGTCCTCAGCCTGAGCCCTAAGGGCCCAGGGGCGTGGCCCGGCTCTGTCCAGGGCCAAGGCAGCGACAGCAGCTGTCTGACCCGGGGTAGCCCACTGTCAGTGGGCGCTGAGGGCCAGCTGCCCGGGGAGGTGGCCCAGAGCCATGAAGGTCACAGGGAGGGGCCTCCGCCGATCCCCGGAGTGCTCTGCCTCGCAGCGCTGGGCTCCAGGGTAGCGGGAAGAGGCAGGTCGGAGAGGCGGGCCTGGGCAGACAGCAGCTCCCACCTTGTCGTTGCGAGCAAGATCCGGAGGGGCCGGCGGCGTGGCCAAGAGCCCGTGGAGGCACTACGGGCGGTACATGGCAAAGGCCAGGAGGCTGAGGAGCAGGGTGAAGCCGGCCAGACCCAGAGTGGCGGTGAGGGGAAAGAAGGGCCGGTACTGGATCTGGCAGTAccagagcagaagcagcagcagcaggagaaggggcagcagcaGGCTGCCTACTTCCAGCCCGGAGGGGCCTGGCTCGGACCCCGGCGGGCAGGGCGGGAGGGGGGGACCCACCCGTGTGGACACGTGGCAGTGGAGGACACAGTTGGGAGGGAGGTGAAGGCTGCCCAGGGTCTGGGTGTCGTCTCCCAGTAGCTGCCCTTGGTAGATGAGTCGCACGTGCTGTTCCCGGCCGGGAAACTGGGTCCTGAGGAGAGAGGGACCTGGGTAATAGAGCGGGTCTCAGGCACTCCTGGCCCCTGGTCCGGAACAACTCTCCTACCCTCACCTCTGGCCTCCACGgtgtgttgggggggtggggggtcataCAGTGTGTGACCAggaccctcagtttcctcatctataagagGATCTCCCGGATCTCTGCTGGCCCTTCTAGGACTGTGATCATCCCCGTCCCACTCTTTAGCACTTCCTTCCTGTCATCCTCACGGCTTACCTTTTCAGGGAGCCAATGGTGTCGTGGGGCCAGGCTCTGGCCACCTGCTCAGAATCATTGAGGAATTTCAGTCGAAGTACCAGGGGCTCCTGGGGGGAGTCCGGAGGTGGCGGCGTTGCTGCAAGCCCCACGCTGGGTTCTGGTGGTGCTGCCTGACCTCGGTGTCTCAGGCCGGGGGTCTCAGCTCCTGGGGCCTCCCCTCTGATGCTGTCCGTGACCGCCATGGCTTCGCTGGGCTGCGTTGGTGTTGGGGTCCCTGACGGCTGGGGCAGTGGATCCGCGCCCTCGGCAGTGTGCGTTGAGACCCAGGCGAGAGCCAGCACCAGAAGGCAGGCAAGCGCCGAGAAAAGAATGGTCACCTCATCACCTACCCCTTCAATCAGGGCCATGGCACCTGCCTTGCCCGCCGCGCTACCGAGCTGGAGAGGCACAAAGAACCCATGAGCGGCTGGCTCACCCGCCAAGAGCCCTCTGAACTTCAGGGGGCCCCTGACCCTACCCCACCACAACTCTCCCACAGTCCTCATTCCGCCCAGTTATCCCAGCCCTACCCTGGGACATAACACTGCTCTGACAACTGGCCACCCCAAACTTGCCCCACATACCCCTTCCCAACACCAAATCACAAGTCCTAATTTTCTGTAACCTAAATTTCAGGTCTTTAAGCAGTTCCACAATTCACCCAAACCCTATTCCGAAGTCAGAGCTTTGACCTTCTAAGCAACCTCTCCCTTAAATTCAGCCCCCACCAAACCACCCCAAAGCTTACCtattcttcccatttaggtcatctcAAAGTTTAtctactcctttgcctatttcaCGGCAAAGCCTATCTATTAATACCGCTCCATCGCTAAAGTTTCTCCAAGGGGAAGAAAAAAGGTCTCTACACACTCGCACACCGACCCCTTACCATTCAGCCAACCCCCACCCGCAGCACAGGACGGCTTCCCAAGGCTTCCCCATGCCAAATGTCAAACTGCTTCCCTTTGGCAAACTGGAACCTCCGAGGGTTCCCACCCCCAACCCTAGCCCCCACCCCAACTCGGCGCCCCCTGGTCCACTTAAACCCCACCCGAGGCGTCCCGACCCCGCGCCTTCCCTGGGAAACCTCTCCAAACTCAGCCTGCTGCAAGACCCCTGATCTCTCCCGGGAACCCAAGACTttgccctccccacctccatcctccACCACCCTTCGCATCTTCCCGCCGCCCGCCCCCACACCCCGAGTGGCTGGCGGGCGCGGGAGATCCAGGGGCGGGGCCAGTAGGGCCAGCTGCTGGGGCAGCGGGGTGGTGCGGCCAAGGCGCAGGGACTCACCGCCCGGCTCCGCCAGCTCCATAGCGGACCCTCGGGCACTTCCGGGAGGGAGGTGGCGAGGTCGCAGACACCTGGAGGCACCCCCTCcttccccgccgccgccgcccggagCATTGTGGGTCTTGTAGTCTGGAAGGATGCGCAGTCCAGCGTTCTGCGCTGCGGACCCACGTGCGGGGTTCCCAGCCTGCGCCCAGCGCCCACAGATCGCTGAGGGGCTGGCGGCGGCGGCTTTGAGGTTGTGGTAGCCCGCAGAGGTTCGAGGCGaggtggggtggcggggggcagCAGGATCCTCTCCCTCGCCCGCGGGCAGCCAGGACGTGTATCACATCAGAAACCAACGTCAGCTGGTTTCTGGCTAAGCCTGTCATAtcacccccccgccccacccccgtgTTTGGTGATGCAGTCTTTGGGGAGCGCAGGTGGACCCTATGCCGGCCTACTCTTAAGTCAGAGTGGACCCTCCACGTTGATTCTTCAGCCCAGAGCCCAGTATCCACGGGCTGtacccccctgcccccgcccccaaggCTGACTGAGGAGATGGGTCTTCAGGGTTGGCCATgggaggcttcagttcagttcagtcgctcagtcgtgtccgactctttgcgaccccatggactgcagcacaccaggtctccctgtccatcaccaactcccggagtttacccaaactcatgtccattgagtcggtgatgccatccagccgtctcatcctctggggGGCTTGGGGCTGCCTTATTTACCTGGCTCCTCCTCCACTGGGCTCCTGTAAGACTGTGTGAGGAGCATGGACTTCGGAACATGGCAAAAAATTCTGACCCCTTATCCTGTGCTTATCAACTATATGACCTTGAGGGTGTTATTGAATCTATATGAACCTAAATTTCTTCATTCTTAAAACTTACCTCGGAAGACAATTGTAATGGGGGAAATTTGGTGTTTTATTAAAGAAGTGTGAAAACTGTATAGGGGATCTGTCACACAGTAGATATTTATTCACTTAGAATGCTTCCTCCCCTAAAATTTGGGCTCAGAAATTGGATCCTTAGAGTATTGCTGTACAGGCGACATTGAGCCTCGTGTGGCCTGAACCAAGTTAATTTTTATGggttttccctccttcctttgggCTCCTATAGCCACAAACTTTATAGGTCAGTCTTGATTAAAAGTAATGTACCCTGGTGCCCTCATAGCCTATACCTACTTATAGGAGCAAACACTCCAAATGTTGCCTTGGGACTGTCAGTTTAGACTTACAACATACAGAACTATTAATAACTTATCTCTAGTTCCTTCCCATTTATCCATTTATTGTAgaagtatttattaaatgtataccatgtgctgggcactgggtcAGACTCTGGGAATACAATGGCGAATCAGACTGTACTCCTGCTCTCATGTAGCTAATGTACTAATACAGGACACAATTAGCCCACTAGTGCTAAAACAGGTGTGTGCCAACTGCTGGGGCAACACTTTTGAAGGGCTCTTTACCTTCAGCATCTCTCCTGGGAAGTACCTACTGCAACCTCTtgctttcaattttaattaagCATCTAAAATATATGTTGGGTACTGCTTTTAGACTTACAGAACATCAGGCTAGGTGATCTGTCCAACCACtatattttttcagatgaaaCCCAAAGAGGGTGAAAGACATTCTTCAGAACAAGCAGGTAGGTAGGACTCACACCTCTCTGGAGCTTGGGAGGCCCCAAGGTGTTGATTAGCTTGCACCAGGTTCTTTGGAAGGTTCAAGATACTTAGAAAGGTGATTAGGTTGGTACTAGGGTCGAGTGGTGTGGGTAGCTTAAATGGTGGGCAACTTTATGCTGGGAAAATACCCAGCTTGGGTATTTTGGAAGTGGAAGTGTATGTAAAAAGGAATGGTATCTGTCAACTGCGCCAGAGGACATTGGGGTAGAGTCCTGGCAGGCTAATTGGCTGGGACCTGGGTTCTGCACAAGCCACCTCTTATGGGGTTTAGGAAAAGTTGGGGGGAAGGGGGTGGCTAGTGAATCTGCATTCAGCTTTAGCAATGAGGATGCGGAAGAACTAGGACATTGAAGGGGACTTCCCGGCCCCAGGAGTGGACAGGAACACAGGATGGACAAAggag contains:
- the TMUB1 gene encoding transmembrane and ubiquitin-like domain-containing protein 1; translated protein: MALIEGVGDEVTILFSALACLLVLALAWVSTHTAEGADPLPQPSGTPTPTQPSEAMAVTDSIRGEAPGAETPGLRHRGQAAPPEPSVGLAATPPPPDSPQEPLVLRLKFLNDSEQVARAWPHDTIGSLKRTQFPGREQHVRLIYQGQLLGDDTQTLGSLHLPPNCVLHCHVSTRVGPPLPPCPPGSEPGPSGLEVGSLLLPLLLLLLLLLWYCQIQYRPFFPLTATLGLAGFTLLLSLLAFAMYRP